The DNA sequence CCCGCGACCGGATGGTCGCGGGGGCGTCGTGCGTCCGGCCGATGCAACCGACGCCCGTGCATCGGCGTACAATACGGCGACTGTCCCCTTCCACACGCGTTCGCTCGAGAGACTCGCATGCCCCTGACCAGACTCCTGCCCTTCCTCGCCATCTCGACCCTCGCAGCCCTTCCGCTCAGCGCGCAGCAATCGGCGCAGTCGATCGCCGACCTGCTCAAGCGCCCCGCCGACCCGGCGCGCATGATCGGCAGCGGAGAGACCAAGACCGGCGCGCTCGCCGACGCCAGCCTGCGGCTCGACGACAGCAGCCGCGTGGAGCTCTGGTACTTCCGCGGCACGGCGGGCCAACGCGTGACCGTGCGGCAGCGCTCGGAGGACTTCGACACCTTCGTCCATGTGGGGCGGCAAGGCGGCGACGAGCCCGACGTCCAGAATGACGACGCCGACGACGACGGCGTGAACTCCGCCGCCGAGCTCACGCTGCCGAGCGATGGCGTCTATGTGATCATCGCGAATGCCTTCGACGGCGACGGGCGCGGCGCGTACACCATCGCGCTCGAGATCCGCGACCCCGCACCGGGAATGTCCGGCCCCGCCACGCCCGCCACGGTGACCTTGCGCGAAGCGGAGCCGGCGCAGCGCCTCGCACTCGGCCAGCGCTTCGGCTCGCAGATCGATCCGCGCGATCCGACCATGGACGACGGCACGCCCTTCGAGCTGTGGTTCGTCACGGTCGCCGCAGGCGACACCCTGCACTTCGCGGTGCAGAGCGACGAGTTCCCCCCGGCTATCCATGTCGGCCGTCAGGGCAGCGGCAGCATCTACGCCGAAGCCTCTGACGCCGCGCGCGCCGCCGTGCGGTTCATCGCGCAGGAGAGCGGCATGTACTCCGTCATCGTCCGCAGCACCCGCGGGACGGCGACGGGCAGCTACATCCTCGAGCTCAGCAAGGCGTCGGCGCCGCGCTGACGGGCGACGAGCCGGCTCACCGCCGACGTCCCGACCCACACGCGACCGCGGCACTGTCGAGCGCCGCGGTCGCGTGGCGGGCGCGCGAGACCAGGATCTCGCAGTCAACCTTGGCCGTCCCGCCCGAGCTTGCCGTCGCCCGGAATCCCGCGCTGTCCGCCTCACGCACGCGGACAAACAGGTTGTATCCGCTCTGCCACGGGATGGAGGTGAGGTCGTACGCGTAGCGGCCGGTGCGGGCGAAGTAGCGCTCCTGCGCCTGTGCCAGGCTCACCAGCTCCATGCGGATCGCCCGCTCCGCAAAGTCCCGGCGACTGCTGGGCCAGACGTCCCGGAGCGCTTGCGGCGAGACCCATGCCGTCACGGCCAACGCCACAAGCGTCGTGAGCCCCGCGACCGTCAATGCTTCCTGCAGCTCGCCGCGCGGGCGCCACACCGTCAGTGACCGCCCGAGAGCAAGGCCGCGGCGGCGGAGAGCGCGAAGCCCAACGCGCAGGCCGCCAGTTGCGAGCGCGGCAAATCCCAGGTCCGCTGCGCCTTCAACTGCGACAGCATGACGGCCCCACCGACAAAGAGGAACGAGCCAGCGGCGACCGGCACCACGACCTCCGCCGCGTGCGCCGTCTCCTCGCCGAACCACAGCGTGAGGGCCGCGCCGGCGAACGCCAGCAGCCCGCTGATGAACGCATAGCCCACCGCGCGGCGCGGACGCGTCCCGTAGTGCACGAAGACACCGAAGGTGCCGATCTCCCGCGGCAACTCATGCGCGAGCATGGCGATCGCCGTCGCGATTCCCGGACCGGTGCCGGCGAGGAATGCGGCGGCAATGAGCGCGCCATCGACGAAGTTGTGCACCGCATCCGCACCGAAGCTCACGGCCACCATGGCCGGATCATCGAAGGCGCTCAACGCGGGCTCCCGCGGCGCGGCCTCGTGCGCCGTGTGCTGCACCTTGTGCAGCCAGCGCTCCACCACGTACGACCCGATCACGCCCGCCGCCACCGAGAGCGCGACGAAGCCCACCGAGGGATGCCGCTCGTAGGCCTCGGGCAACAGGTGGAACACCGCGGCCCCGAGCAATGCCCCCGCGCCGAAGCTCACCAGCGTGGGCAACAGGCGGCCGAGCGTGCGCCCCGTGCTCGCCAAGACGGCGAGCACGAGCAGCGGCACGCCGGTGACGGCGAGCAGGCTGGCGAAGGTCGGAATCCAGGGAGTCACGAGGGGAACTTACCGAAGGCGTAAAGGGGCTGCGCCCGCCGCGACCGCATCGCCGGCAGACCCTCGCAACAATCCGGCTCGGGAAGGAGTAGTTTCTGACGAACCCGCCTCGCCCCGAGCCCCCCGATGCGCCTCGACCTCCGCTACGTCCTCCGCAGCCTCCTGCGTGCCCCCGGCTTCGCGCTCGCCGTGATCCTCACCCTCGGGCTCGGCATCGGCGCCAACACGGCCATCTTCTCGGTCGTCCGCGGCGTGCTGCTCAAACCCCTGCCCCACCGTGACGGCGACAAGCTGCTCTACCTTCGCCACACCGTGGCGGCCAGCGGTGACGACATCGCGTTCTCGGTACCGGAGATCAACGACTTCCGCCGCGAGTCCCGCACGCTGGCGCAGATCGCCGAGTACTCGCCGCTCACGCTCAACTTCGTGGACGAGAACGCGGCCAGCCAGATCGACGTTGGCCTCGTCACTGGCAACTACCTCAGCGTGATGGGCCTGGCGCCCATCATGGGCCGCTCCTTCACGGATGGCGACGACGGCGCCGGCGCCGCGCCCGTCATCATGCTCACGCACGGCTACTGGCAGACGTACTTCGCGGGTGACCCGAATGTCGTCGGCCGTACGCTGCGCATCGGCGGGCGCAACGTGGAAGTCATCGGCGTGCTGCAGCCGGCGCCGTTCTTCCCGGGGCGCTTCGACGCCCTGATGAACATGAGCATCAGCGAGCACCACGTGAGCGCGCTCATGCAGGATGGCCGCACGCATCGCATGACGCAGGTCATCGCGCGGATGAGCCCCGACGCCACCCTCGAGCAGGCGCGACAGGACGTCGCGACGATCACCGCCCGCCAGCACGAGCAGTTCCCGGAGATGTACGACAAGGCCTCCGGCTACGGCGTGACCGTCACGCCCTTCAAGGAAGTGCTTGGCGCCGACGCCCGCCTGACGCTGTTCCTGCTCGTCGGCGTCGCGGCGTTCGTACTGATCATCGCCTGCGCCAACGTCGCCAACCTCGCACTGATGCGTGGCGTGCGTCGCGAGCACGAACTCACGCTGCGCGCCGCGCTCGGCGCCGGCACGGACCGCATCCGCCGCCTGCTGATCGCCGAGAACGTCGTCCTCGCGCTCAGCGGCGCGCTGCTCGGCATCGGTATCGCCTACGCCGGCGTCGGCATGCTGTCCGCCATCACGGCGCGGGTGAGCCCGCGCGCCGACGAAATCGCCGTCGACGGCGTGGTCCTCGCCTTCACGCTGGGCCTTTCGCTGGTAGTCGCCCTGATCCTCTCGTTCGTGCCGCGCATCGGCGACGACAACGCGTTGGCCGCGGGGTTGCAGGCCGGGACGACCAAGTCCACGGGCGGCGTCCGCCGGCGGCGCCTGCAACAGGCGCTGGTCGTCACGCAGGTCGCCGTCACCGTCATCCTCCTCACCGGCACGGGCCTGCTCGTGCGCTCCATGCAGCGGCTCGCCGCCGTGGACCCAGGTCTCGACACGCACAACGTGCTGACCATGGAAGTGCCGTTCGACTTCACCGCCGACGACCCCGTGATCACCCGGCAGCGGCACGCCCAGATGGTGACCGAACTCGACGCGCTGCCGCAGGTGGAAGTCGTCGGCATGGGCAGCACCACCCCGCTGCGCCGCGCCGGCTTCCAGCTCGAACTGAAGGTGGAGGGCCGCCCGCAGAATCCCGGTGAGCCGATCCCGACGGCGGAGTACCGCACCGCCGACCCGACGTACTTCCGCGCGTCAGGTATCCGCATCATCGAGGGGCGTGGCCTGCAGTCCACGGATCGCGCCGGTGCGGAGAACGTGGTCGTCATCAACCAGACGCTCGCCACGCGTCTCTGGCCCGACCAAAGCGCCGTCGGGCGTCGCCTGGCCTGGACCGGCGACGTCCTGCGCTTCATCGGCATGGCGGAGAACGAGTTCCGCACGGTGGTGGGTGTCGTCGCGGATACCAAGGACGGCGGACTCGATGCCGCACCCATCGGCGCGGTGTTCCTGCCCACCGAGCAGTCCATCTTCCCGCCCGGCACCATCGTGCTGCGCGCCAACGTCGATCCGACCACGCTCGCACCCACCGCGCGTGAGATCGTGCGCTCCATCGCGCCGGCGCAGCCGATCGAGAACGTGCTGCCGCTCGACGCCATCCGCGACGAGAGCATCGGCCCGCGGCGCCTGAATGTGCTGCTCGTCGGCAGCTTCGGCTTCCTCGCACTCGTCATCGCCACCATCGGCATCGCGGCCGTGCTCGCCTTCTCCGTCACCGCGCGCACCAACGAGATCGGCATCCGCATGTCGCTCGGAGCCGCGCCCGGCCGCGTGCAGCGCATGATCCTCGGCGAGGGCGGCACGCTGCTCGGCATCGGCCTCTTGCTCGGCGTCGTCGGTTCACTGGCGCTCTCGCGCCTGATGCAGGGCCTGCTGTACGGCGTGCCGCCGCATGATCCGCTCACCTTGGCACTGGTCGCGGCGGGCGTCGCGGGAATCGGACTCGCCGCCTGCTGGCTGCCGGCCCTGCGCGCGAGCCGCATCCAGCCGAACGAGGCACTTCGGGCGGGCTGAGGGAGTTCATCCGAAGTCCCTCCACACCCGTGCTGCACACCCTCCGCGTCCTGCTGGCCCTCGGGCCCTTCGTCATTTCCATCCTCCGCGACCAGCGCCGTTGGCTCTGGTTCGGCGCGCCGCTCCTGCGCAGCCCGGAGTTCCACGCGCGGCGCGCCCGCGCGTTGGTCGCCCGCATCGCGAAGCTCGGCCCGACCTTCGTGAAGCTGGCACAGGTCTTCGCGGCCCGCGCGGACCTCATTCCCGAGCCCTACCTCTCACAACTCGGTACGCTCACCGACCGCGTGCCGCCCGTGCCGTGGGATGCCATCGAGCGGGAACTGCGCTCCGCCTATGGCGAGGCCCCCGAGCGCACGTTCACGAGCATCGATCGCAGCCCGATCGCCGCCGCCTCGCTCGGACAGGTGCATCGCGCCACGTGGCGCGGCCGCGATGTTGCGGTCAAGGTGCTGCGCCCCGGGGTCGAGCACACCGTCGAACGCGACCTGCGCTCGGCGCGCGCCATCACCGCCTGGGCCGCCCGCCGCTGGCCCGTGCCGCACGTGCTTGGCTTCCAGTCGCTGGTCGAGGAGTTCGCCACGCGCATCGCGGAAGAGATGGACTTCCGCCTCGAGGCCGAGTACGCCACCGAAGTGCGCGGCAACTTCCGTGGCAACCCCCGCGTGGTGATCCCCGAGGTCATGCACGAGCTCACCCGCCGCCGCGTGCTCGTGCTCGCGTTCATCGACGGGCGCCGCGTCGATCGCCTGCCCGCGGGTTCCGTGGACGCGCAGCGCCTCGCCGCGCTCGTGATGGAGGTCTACGTGCAGATGATGCTCGTGGACGGGCTGTTCCACGCGGACCCGCACGCGGGCAACCTGCTCTTCACGGCCGACGGCCGCCTCGTGCTGCTCGACTTCGGCATGATGGTACGCGTCCCGCAGGAGACGCGGCTCGCGCTCATTCGCACGGTGTTCGCGTCGATCCGCCGGGATCCCGTCGCCGTCGCCGACGGCTTCACTGCGCTCGGCCTCGTCGCACCAGGTGCCGACCCGGCCGAGATCCGCCGCCTCGCCGGCATCCTCGTCGAGCTCAGCGTGCAGCGCACCACGACGCAGCAGCGGCTCGAGACCATGCTCGCCGACCGCGTCATGGCCTCGCTCTACGACTTCCCCGTCATCCTGCCGCGCGACCTCGTGTACTTCGCGCGCACGGCGGCGCTCATCGAAGGCATCGGCACACGCTACGACCCGTACTTCAATGCCATCCAGGTCGGCACGCCGCTGGTGATGCGCATGCGCAGCCGCATCTTGAAGTCGCTGGGGCAGGAGGCGGAGCCGAGCGTCGAGGAGTATGCGGCGATGGCGGGCTGGGCGGTGGGGCGCGCGTGGCGTCGCGTGCGCGAGGTGGTCCGGCCCCTGCTGTCTGGGCTCGCGTTGTGCCTTGGGCTGGGCGCGGCTACTGCACTGCAGGCACAGACGAGTGACTCCCTCGAGGCGCGCATCGCCGCTGCGGTGCAGCGGGAAGGCCTCATCGGCGTGTCGTGGAGCCTCCTCCGCGACGACAGCGTTCGCCTCGGTGCGGCCGGCACCCGCGACGTGCGCAGTGGCGCGGTGCTGAGTCCAGAGTCGCGCATGCAAGTGGGATCGGTCGCCAAGACCGTCACCGCACTCGGTGTGCTCCGACTCGTCTCGCAAGGACGCCTCGACCTCGACGCCGAGGTTTCGACGTTGCTTGACGCACCGCGAATCGAGAATCCGTTCGCGGCGTCGAGTCCGCTGCGTGTCCGCCACCTGCTCGATCACAGCGCTGGCTTGGACGATGCGCGGCTCTGGCAGGTATTCACGATGCGCGGAGATGCATCGAGACCATTGGGCGAGGGTCTGCCCGCTCGCCTGACGCTGCGCACGCCGCCGGGGCGGCAGATGTCGTACTCGAACACGGGCTACCTGCTCGCCGGCATGGTCATCGAGCGCGTGACCGGCTCGCCGTACGAGGCCTGGCTCGACAGCGCGGTGCTCGCCCCGCTCGGGATGACACGCAGCACCACGCGGTTCGTCACGCAGGCCGACGACTCGACGTTGGCGATGGGCCACTTCGACCTCAGCACCGTCGCGCCGACCGTCGCGTTTCCCGTACGCCCGGCGATCCAACTGACGACCACCGCCGAGGACATGGCGCGCCTCGCACGATTCCTGGTCTCGGATGGCCGCATCGGCGACTCCGTCTTCGTGGATGCTGCGCTGCTGCAGGCGATGGCACGCGCCAGCACCACGGATGCTGCTCGTGCCGGGCTCGGCGTGGGCTATGCGCTTGGACTC is a window from the Pseudogemmatithrix spongiicola genome containing:
- a CDS encoding ZIP family metal transporter, with product MTPWIPTFASLLAVTGVPLLVLAVLASTGRTLGRLLPTLVSFGAGALLGAAVFHLLPEAYERHPSVGFVALSVAAGVIGSYVVERWLHKVQHTAHEAAPREPALSAFDDPAMVAVSFGADAVHNFVDGALIAAAFLAGTGPGIATAIAMLAHELPREIGTFGVFVHYGTRPRRAVGYAFISGLLAFAGAALTLWFGEETAHAAEVVVPVAAGSFLFVGGAVMLSQLKAQRTWDLPRSQLAACALGFALSAAAALLSGGH
- a CDS encoding AarF/UbiB family protein, which encodes MLHTLRVLLALGPFVISILRDQRRWLWFGAPLLRSPEFHARRARALVARIAKLGPTFVKLAQVFAARADLIPEPYLSQLGTLTDRVPPVPWDAIERELRSAYGEAPERTFTSIDRSPIAAASLGQVHRATWRGRDVAVKVLRPGVEHTVERDLRSARAITAWAARRWPVPHVLGFQSLVEEFATRIAEEMDFRLEAEYATEVRGNFRGNPRVVIPEVMHELTRRRVLVLAFIDGRRVDRLPAGSVDAQRLAALVMEVYVQMMLVDGLFHADPHAGNLLFTADGRLVLLDFGMMVRVPQETRLALIRTVFASIRRDPVAVADGFTALGLVAPGADPAEIRRLAGILVELSVQRTTTQQRLETMLADRVMASLYDFPVILPRDLVYFARTAALIEGIGTRYDPYFNAIQVGTPLVMRMRSRILKSLGQEAEPSVEEYAAMAGWAVGRAWRRVREVVRPLLSGLALCLGLGAATALQAQTSDSLEARIAAAVQREGLIGVSWSLLRDDSVRLGAAGTRDVRSGAVLSPESRMQVGSVAKTVTALGVLRLVSQGRLDLDAEVSTLLDAPRIENPFAASSPLRVRHLLDHSAGLDDARLWQVFTMRGDASRPLGEGLPARLTLRTPPGRQMSYSNTGYLLAGMVIERVTGSPYEAWLDSAVLAPLGMTRSTTRFVTQADDSTLAMGHFDLSTVAPTVAFPVRPAIQLTTTAEDMARLARFLVSDGRIGDSVFVDAALLQAMARASTTDAARAGLGVGYALGLLRRDRYGAVGHCHLGNQGNFRAVLCVYPQQQRAMFASYNSDPESGNFAAVDSLLVDALDVSASGSPAAAVTNATLRALDGWYEVTPARFQQFAYLDALASAVRVTAIGDSALTFAPLGGTARHLTAAGSDRFRATGRSEASHVVIRNAEGNTVISDGTQTFARVSAGRLYLRWTSAGLGIFALLTILARGTWRGLRAIRHRAAGADPLRYATIGIALLLLAPVAYLFTDAMAIGDPTFANLGVAAATLLLPISLLASLAAIIGRGTAGRRVDLVLLVLATQWCTVLAANGFLPLMLWR
- a CDS encoding ABC transporter permease, producing the protein MRLDLRYVLRSLLRAPGFALAVILTLGLGIGANTAIFSVVRGVLLKPLPHRDGDKLLYLRHTVAASGDDIAFSVPEINDFRRESRTLAQIAEYSPLTLNFVDENAASQIDVGLVTGNYLSVMGLAPIMGRSFTDGDDGAGAAPVIMLTHGYWQTYFAGDPNVVGRTLRIGGRNVEVIGVLQPAPFFPGRFDALMNMSISEHHVSALMQDGRTHRMTQVIARMSPDATLEQARQDVATITARQHEQFPEMYDKASGYGVTVTPFKEVLGADARLTLFLLVGVAAFVLIIACANVANLALMRGVRREHELTLRAALGAGTDRIRRLLIAENVVLALSGALLGIGIAYAGVGMLSAITARVSPRADEIAVDGVVLAFTLGLSLVVALILSFVPRIGDDNALAAGLQAGTTKSTGGVRRRRLQQALVVTQVAVTVILLTGTGLLVRSMQRLAAVDPGLDTHNVLTMEVPFDFTADDPVITRQRHAQMVTELDALPQVEVVGMGSTTPLRRAGFQLELKVEGRPQNPGEPIPTAEYRTADPTYFRASGIRIIEGRGLQSTDRAGAENVVVINQTLATRLWPDQSAVGRRLAWTGDVLRFIGMAENEFRTVVGVVADTKDGGLDAAPIGAVFLPTEQSIFPPGTIVLRANVDPTTLAPTAREIVRSIAPAQPIENVLPLDAIRDESIGPRRLNVLLVGSFGFLALVIATIGIAAVLAFSVTARTNEIGIRMSLGAAPGRVQRMILGEGGTLLGIGLLLGVVGSLALSRLMQGLLYGVPPHDPLTLALVAAGVAGIGLAACWLPALRASRIQPNEALRAG